In Aquiflexum balticum DSM 16537, a single genomic region encodes these proteins:
- a CDS encoding zinc-dependent alcohol dehydrogenase family protein gives MKQVIFNQTGMPNEVLILEEAPIPQPKPHEVRIKVTARNINPSDIMFVRGMYGITPKLPSSAGFEAAGVVDLADEKNTIPVGTRVIFTSIGTWKEYVCVPAHLVIPTPEGMSDEVACQAFINPLTAYGMLETSGLIRGDWVLITAGASAYGKLVIQMAKQKGINIACTVRRDEQKAYLTSLGADLVVNTEKEKLQKIIMEKTGEGVNVVFDAVGGTLGARALSCLKNNGKMMVFGLLSLENIPLNSGLLIFKNIKVEGFWLTSYLESLKQEERETAFRTVFTHLISQKVKVDIQSTFPLEKFKEALEEYEKGGRNGKVILVS, from the coding sequence ATGAAGCAGGTAATATTCAATCAAACGGGAATGCCCAATGAAGTTTTAATTTTAGAGGAGGCGCCTATACCACAGCCTAAACCCCATGAAGTAAGAATTAAAGTTACTGCCAGAAACATCAATCCATCGGATATAATGTTTGTTCGTGGAATGTACGGGATCACACCAAAACTGCCGAGCAGTGCAGGTTTTGAAGCAGCAGGGGTGGTTGATTTGGCTGATGAGAAAAATACAATTCCAGTTGGAACCAGGGTGATTTTTACAAGTATTGGAACCTGGAAAGAGTATGTCTGTGTACCAGCGCATTTGGTTATCCCTACACCTGAAGGTATGTCGGATGAGGTTGCATGTCAGGCGTTTATCAATCCATTGACAGCCTATGGAATGCTGGAAACCAGTGGGCTGATACGGGGAGATTGGGTTTTGATCACAGCAGGAGCTTCCGCATATGGAAAATTGGTCATTCAAATGGCCAAACAAAAGGGTATCAATATTGCCTGTACTGTGAGAAGGGATGAACAAAAAGCGTACTTGACAAGTTTGGGGGCTGATTTGGTGGTCAACACTGAAAAAGAAAAACTTCAAAAAATCATCATGGAAAAGACAGGCGAGGGGGTCAACGTGGTTTTTGATGCTGTAGGTGGTACTTTAGGTGCTAGAGCTTTATCCTGCCTCAAAAACAATGGAAAAATGATGGTTTTTGGATTATTGAGTTTGGAAAATATTCCTTTGAATTCGGGTCTTTTGATTTTCAAAAATATAAAAGTTGAAGGTTTTTGGTTAACCTCTTATTTGGAAAGCCTGAAGCAAGAAGAAAGAGAAACTGCATTCAGAACCGTTTTTACCCATCTGATTTCCCAAAAAGTTAAAGTTGATATTCAATCTACTTTTCCGCTGGAAAAATTCAAAGAAGCTTTAGAGGAATATGAGAAGGGTGGTAGAAATGGGAAAGTAAT
- a CDS encoding SDR family NAD(P)-dependent oxidoreductase, which yields MDLSTLFSLMNGVALITGASKGIGYSIAETFAAAGAKVVISSRKQDALDEMADKLRAKGYEVTGIACNVGKKEELENLVQKTIELYGQIDVLVNNAASNPVFGPVHDTSLEAFDKIMEVNVRAPFHLMNLCFPYLRTSPIASVINISSIGGISPEQGLGIYSVSKAALISLTKVYAKEWGDHKIRVNAICPGLIKTKFSEALWSNDKIMQQIIKKLAIKRAGTSEEIGAVALFLASKASSYTTGAVLTADGGFTI from the coding sequence ATGGATCTATCAACTCTTTTTTCATTGATGAATGGTGTCGCGCTGATTACTGGAGCGAGTAAAGGTATAGGATATAGCATAGCAGAAACTTTTGCTGCTGCCGGTGCCAAAGTTGTAATCAGCAGCAGAAAACAGGATGCTTTGGATGAAATGGCGGATAAACTTAGAGCTAAAGGATATGAAGTGACCGGTATTGCCTGCAATGTCGGAAAAAAAGAAGAATTGGAAAATCTGGTTCAAAAGACCATAGAATTATATGGACAGATAGATGTGTTGGTCAACAATGCAGCGAGTAATCCGGTGTTTGGTCCAGTACATGATACCAGTTTGGAAGCTTTTGATAAGATTATGGAAGTAAATGTCCGGGCACCTTTTCACCTGATGAATCTTTGTTTTCCATACCTAAGGACTTCCCCTATAGCTTCGGTCATTAACATCAGTTCCATTGGTGGGATTTCTCCTGAACAGGGTTTGGGCATCTACAGTGTAAGCAAAGCTGCATTGATCTCCCTTACCAAAGTTTATGCGAAAGAATGGGGAGACCACAAAATAAGGGTAAATGCCATTTGTCCGGGTTTGATAAAAACCAAATTCTCTGAAGCCTTGTGGAGCAACGACAAAATCATGCAGCAAATAATAAAAAAACTTGCCATAAAAAGAGCAGGAACAAGTGAGGAAATCGGGGCTGTTGCACTCTTTTTGGCTTCCAAAGCTTCCTCTTATACCACAGGAGCAGTTCTGACAGCAGATGGTGGTTTCACAATTTAA
- a CDS encoding acyl-CoA dehydrogenase family protein, with protein sequence MSNSEFLTSSRTEELLPKYRAFLKEHLYPIEKEIIYGSFKAHLPQLNSLRQLAKKEKLFAPHLSESEGGLGLSLFEFAGISEVLGSSPLGHYIFNCQAPDIGNMELMHQFASKELKDQYLKPLQRGEIRSCFAMTEPEHAGSNPKHLSTLAIRDGDHYVINGHKWFTSSADGASFTIVMAVTDPQNPNPYQRASMILVPLDNSGYKLIRNIPIMGDVGEDYMSHGEVSFTDCRVPVSNLIGYEGQGFVLAQERLGPGRIHHCMRWIGICERALDLMCKRAVYRELDPGRPLASQQTIQNWIAECSASIKASRLMVMNTAYQIEKSGAKAAKEDISTIKFFVSDVLMKVLDKAIQVHGGLGITDDTLLSFWYRHERGARIYDGPDEVHKSVLARSILKPYMNHE encoded by the coding sequence ATGAGCAATTCGGAATTCCTGACTTCAAGCCGCACAGAAGAACTATTACCAAAGTACAGGGCATTTTTAAAGGAACATCTTTATCCAATTGAAAAAGAAATAATTTATGGGTCTTTCAAGGCCCACCTGCCTCAATTAAATTCCCTACGGCAGTTGGCCAAAAAAGAAAAGCTCTTTGCTCCACATCTTTCAGAATCTGAAGGTGGCCTAGGGCTATCTTTGTTTGAATTTGCCGGAATCTCGGAAGTTTTGGGCAGCAGTCCATTGGGACATTATATTTTTAATTGTCAGGCACCTGACATAGGAAATATGGAATTGATGCATCAGTTTGCCAGCAAAGAACTTAAAGATCAATATCTGAAGCCTTTGCAAAGAGGTGAAATTAGAAGCTGCTTTGCGATGACTGAACCGGAACATGCGGGAAGCAATCCCAAGCATCTATCCACGCTTGCCATAAGAGATGGTGACCATTATGTCATAAATGGCCATAAATGGTTTACGTCTTCAGCGGATGGGGCAAGTTTTACCATAGTAATGGCTGTCACCGATCCCCAAAATCCAAACCCTTATCAAAGAGCAAGCATGATTTTAGTGCCTTTGGACAATTCTGGATATAAACTGATCAGGAATATCCCTATCATGGGAGATGTGGGAGAAGATTATATGTCTCATGGAGAAGTAAGCTTCACAGATTGCCGGGTACCTGTAAGCAATCTTATAGGTTATGAAGGACAGGGATTTGTTTTAGCCCAGGAAAGATTGGGGCCAGGAAGAATCCATCATTGCATGAGATGGATAGGCATCTGCGAAAGAGCTTTGGATTTGATGTGCAAAAGGGCAGTCTACAGAGAATTGGACCCGGGAAGACCGCTTGCCTCTCAACAAACGATCCAAAACTGGATTGCTGAATGCTCAGCATCAATCAAGGCTTCAAGATTGATGGTCATGAACACAGCCTATCAAATAGAAAAATCCGGAGCAAAGGCCGCCAAAGAAGATATTTCAACCATCAAGTTTTTCGTTTCCGATGTCCTGATGAAAGTATTGGATAAGGCCATTCAAGTACATGGTGGCTTGGGAATTACAGATGATACCTTACTTTCTTTTTGGTACCGACATGAACGTGGGGCAAGAATTTATGATGGACCGGATGAAGTGCATAAGTCTGTTTTGGCCAGAAGCATTTTAAAACCCTACATGAATCATGAATAA